Proteins from one Sulfuriferula thiophila genomic window:
- a CDS encoding methyltransferase family protein, with protein sequence MTDLTQRPRTLAPPPLVYAAGLGAGWWLQQVLPLGFTPSLMARQVAWGALVFGLAFMLWAVWTIWRHHTTVNPYKAASTLVTHGPFAYTRNPIYVADMLVYFAIAVLMGTVWPVFFLPLVWVIMRYAVIAHEEAHLTAKFGDTYRDYCARVRRWL encoded by the coding sequence CCTCTGGTTTATGCAGCCGGTCTGGGCGCAGGCTGGTGGTTGCAACAGGTATTGCCGCTGGGCTTTACACCCTCGCTGATGGCACGACAAGTGGCCTGGGGTGCGCTAGTGTTCGGGCTCGCCTTCATGCTGTGGGCAGTGTGGACGATATGGCGGCATCATACGACAGTGAATCCATATAAAGCGGCTTCGACGCTGGTAACGCATGGGCCGTTTGCCTATACGCGTAATCCGATTTATGTGGCGGATATGCTGGTTTATTTCGCTATTGCCGTATTGATGGGCACGGTGTGGCCGGTTTTCTTCCTGCCTCTGGTGTGGGTCATTATGCGTTATGCAGTCATCGCGCATGAAGAGGCGCATCTGACTGCGAAATTCGGCGACACCTATCGCGATTATTGCGCCCGTGTGCGGCGCTGGTTATAA